A single genomic interval of Armigeres subalbatus isolate Guangzhou_Male chromosome 1, GZ_Asu_2, whole genome shotgun sequence harbors:
- the LOC134209210 gene encoding proton channel OtopLc-like, with amino-acid sequence MPSPGDPEAAGTAQSTPSIPTVVVEPADDSTPKRVILYPVLDLENEKPTHSSAVAPRAELGIPSANDTFDPTHTPTISYRKRPISVVSNGKAPVMQRAVSYQPSMGGHSHRSHGSSSANEHLVPPPSTPEEKKKFTLRYMAVVTAISYTLFLIVFGIIAFVTDAVENNKRYPLAEVFGLYMVSVGIIYFVFLYVNIRIHVHRTQKAIEELERRQQAYDEMMARTSTQFNHGPLALNLDAPQKNTAHDWNLPKLQPVPHRYCFVSGRHGEFIYLKLGATWFCFGLLIHSILLLSYQGILMNSTDGKWAACASNVTIALEVLFLCYCLFLVFFFWKYANVVINHYRGLARFGLMHAIGTALAFWIYTIVRETALAIRIKQLYENDDAVSVIERAFLICPGPEDLNDILVTFSPYLYPFVIEFNILIVGLLYMIYSNINHCPKKLSVKGHAGHGHGHGHGSQRSVHSEDQDSVCSDVQDNSIDHDSEVKGKMVIYGDCHASSRGLFAGLLLIVATVVVMILFHIAARDDDYRETGILLDSIFELTVLVIMSLAAILAYFQTSKLDINQHPISRMDDVLLFIAIPAFFSETLFSMIPAFENQSILNGFIIFTQILQILIQTPWIIDALRRCSNSPELRKKKPGKELVTFMTIANVSLWIYYTFSVKTGDFGDERYEFYGDVLWSILNHLSLPLIMFYRFHASVCLVDVWRHSYEPGEFAH; translated from the exons CATAGTTCAGCTGTCGCACCTCGAGCGGAATTGGGTATTCCCAGCGCTAATGATACCTTCGATCCAACTCACACACCAACAATATCGTACCGAAAACGACCCATCTCAGTAGTTTCCAATGGTAAAGCTCCAGTGATGCAGCGAGCGGTTTCCTATCAGCCCTCGATGGGGGGGCACTCCCATCGATCCCATGGATCATCCTCGGCCAACGAGCACTTGGTCCCACCACCGTCCACGCCTGAGGAGAAAAAGAAGTTCACCCTCCGATATATGGCCGTAGTAACGGCAATCAGTTACACATTATTTCTGATCGTATTTGGCATAATTGCTTTTGTGACAGATGCCGTAGAAAACAATAAGCGCTATCCTCTTGCTGAGGTGTTCGGGTTGTATATGGTTTCAGTTGGAATTATCTACTTCGTATTTTTATATGTCAATATACGAATACACGTGCATAGGACCCAAAAGGCTATCGAAGAGCTGGAACGAAGGCAGCAAGCCTACGATGAAATGATGGCCAGGACGTCGACGCAGTTTAACCACGGTCCTTTGGCACTGAACCTCGATGCTCCGCAGAAGAATACAGCCCACGACTGGAACCTACCCAAACTTCAACCAGTACCTCATCGATACTGCTTTGTCAGTGGAAGACATGGAGAGTTTATTTACCTCAAGCTGGGAGCGACTTGGTTCTGCTTTGGATTGCTGATCCATTCGATACTTTTACTATCGTACCAAGGAATTTTGATGAACAGCACCGATGGAAAATGGGCCGCTTGTGCATCGAATGTCACAATTGCGTTGGAGGTGCTGTTCCTAtgttattgcttatttttggttttCTTTTTTTGGAAGTACGCAAACGTGGTGATCAACCATTATCGAGGATTGGCACGGTTTGGCTTAATGCACGCCATTGGAACAGCTCTGGCCTTCTGGATTTACACAATTGTTCGAGAAACTGCCTTGGCAATCAGAATAAAGCAATTGTACGAAAATGATGATGCCGTGAGCGTTATAGAACGGGCTTTTCTTATTTGTCCAGGACCGGAAGACCTGAACGATATTTTGGTGACGTTTTCGCCGTATCTGTATCCGTTTGTGATTGAGTTCAACATTTTGATCGTGGGTTTGCTGTACATGATCTATTCGAACATCAATCACTGTCCCAAGAAATTGTCAGTCAAAGGACACGCTGGCCATGGGCATGGACATGGTCATGGCAGTCAACGAAGTGTACACTCTGAGGACCAGGATAGTGTTTGCTCGGATGTGCAGGATAATTCCATCGATCACGATTCGGAGGTGAAAGGAAAAATGGTTATCTACGGCGATTGTCACGCTTCAAGCCGAGGATTATTTGCTGGACTGTTGCTGATTGTGGCAACCGTTGTCGTTATGATTCTGTTTCACATAGCAGCCAGAGATGA TGATTATCGTGAAACAGGCATACTTCTGGATTCCATCTTCGAACTCACGGTTTTAGTGATCATGTCACTTGCTGCAATACTGGCGTACTTCCAAACCTCCAAGCTGGACATCAATCAACACCCCATTTCCCGCATGGACGACGTACTGCTGTTCATAGCGATCCCAGCGTTTTTCTCCGAAACTCTGTTCAGTATGATCCCGGCCTTCGAGAATCAGTCTATTCTCAATGGTTTCATAATATTCACGCAGATACTGCAAATCCTCATTCAAACCCCGTGGATTATTGACGCGCTGCGTCGTTGCTCAAACTCCCCTGAACTTCGGAAAAAGAAACCCGGCAAAGAACTTGTTACCTTCATGACGATAGCCAACGTATCATTGTGGATCTACTACACGTTCAGCGTCAAAACTGGTGATTTTGGTGACGAAAG ATACGAATTCTACGGTGACGTCTTGTGGTCGATTTTAAATCATCTTTCGTTGCCGCTGATAATGTTCTATCGGTTTCACGCTTCCGTGTGCCTGGTGGATGTCTGGAGACATTCATACGAACCCGGAGAATTCGCTCACTGA